Proteins from a single region of Vanessa cardui chromosome 13, ilVanCard2.1, whole genome shotgun sequence:
- the LOC124534718 gene encoding hsp70-Hsp90 organizing protein 3-like gives MDESTKRGTQPVNIEELKSKGNDCVKDGKYIEAVLHYTQAIKMDPNNYVLYSNRSFAFLKLDQHYLSLQDANETVRLQPQWAKGYFRRAEVEAASGLYDEAIISYTRALQLEPHNPKLMESIKNITDMQKNKLKGNQNTIWICTCIGFIIGISIVVLDYSLTANPTLSHPLSMVAFSIALAGLGWTIGKTSTLMSAWSAGKSLQPPPDLVSNDTNEKEAVPEKKTKYSKAQARQRYKQGKN, from the exons ATGGATGAATCAACAAAAAGAGGTACTCAACCCGTAAATATTGAAGAACTAAAGAGTAAAGGGAACGACTGTGTTAAGGATGGGAAATATATTGAAGCTGTTTTACATTACACACAAGCAATTAAAATGGATCCTAATAATTACGTCTTATACAGTAATAGATCGTTTGCGTTTTTGAAACTAGATCAACATTATTTATCCCTACAGGACGCTAATGAAACTGTTAGATTACAGCCCCAGTGGGCAAAG GGCTACTTTAGGCGTGCTGAAGTTGAAGCTGCCAGTGGATTGTATGATGAAGCAATTATTTCATACACTAGAGCACTGCAGTTGGAACCTCATAATCCTAAATTAATGGaatctattaaaaacataaccgatatgcaaaaaaataaattaaaag GTAACCAAAACACTATCTGGATCTGCACATGTATTGGATTCATTATTGGTATTAGTATAGTAGTATTAGACTACTCCTTGACAGCAAACCCTACGTTATCA CATCCTCTTAGTATGGTGGCATTTTCAATAGCATTGGCGGGCTTGGGTTGGACTATTGGGAAGACTTCTACATTAATGAGTGCATGGAGTGCTGGGAAGTCCTTGCAACCACCACCAGACTTAG tttcAAATGACACTAATGAAAAGGAGGCCGTGCCAGAAAAGAAAACTAAATACAGTAAAGCTCAAGCGAGGCAAAGGTATAAACAGGGAAAAAATTAG